A stretch of DNA from Amylolactobacillus amylophilus DSM 20533 = JCM 1125:
TATCGAACTGAACATTATGACCAGCCAATACTGCACCACTCATGAATTCGTTAAACCGCTTGATGACATCTTGCTCATCGTCTGCATTCTGGACCATGTCATCAGTAATGCTCGTCAAATTAATCGTAACTTCACTTAATGAGTGGTGCGGGTTAATGAACTCATCGAATCGCGCGATAACCGTTCCCTCCTTCATGCGCACGGCACCAATCTCGATGATTGTGTCGTAAACCGCAGAGAGCCCGGTTGTTTCCACGTCAAAAATCACGTATTCAGTCGTAGTGACTTCTTGATCAGCCGGATTAACGACCAACCGTGAGTGGTCGTCCACCATGTTGGCCTCTACCCCGTAAAGAATCTTAACACCGTACTTTTGCCCCGCGGCGTGGGCATCCGGAAAGGCCTGGGCACCACCGTGGTCGGTAATTGCCATTGCCTTCTGGCCGAATTTTGCCGCCATTTTGACGAAATCAGCCACGTTGTTCGTAGCATCTAATTGACTCATATTGGAATGGAGGTGAAATTCTACGCGCTTTTCATCACCAGCATACTCTTCGGTCCGACCAACATGTTCGACCAGTTCAATCTGATTCACGTTAAAGACTAGGTCACGCATGTAGGTATCTTCTTGGACATTGCCCTTCAGCTTGGCCCAAGCACCTGATTTAATGCTCTTCAGCGTCTCCACCTCATCGTCGTCCTTTGCAAAGCGCTTGAATGAAAGCGAGTCGGTGTAGTCTGTAATCTCCCCCGTGACAATGTAGCGACCGCTGCGCAGCTGTCTCAGCTCAATCTTGAAGATATTACCCTCAACAACCAGGTTGGACATCTCCTCTTGTATCTCATGCATCTGCGTTACTTTGGCATTCCCAATCTTATTACCAATGACACTGCTTTTTGTGGCCCGAACTTGTCTTTCCTTCTGACTTTCCTGCTCCAACAAAACGCTGCTAATAGCTTGTTCATGTGCAGCGTGCGCCTCTTGTAAGCTCAGCAGGTTTGACTGAAAGGCCGCATCGTCGATGGCCGTCGTCAATTTTTGTTTACCAAAACCATACTGCGCAATTTCAGTGGCAAAATCACTCAGAATCTCCGCAGTAAATAAGCCCTCAACCACGCTGTTGTCTACCTTAATAGCTAACTCATTATTCACATAGTCCGGACTATACTTCTTGATGATTTCCTTTTGCGCCATATTTAATACGGCACTTTGGCCAACAATATAATGCCAATAATTATTCAGCTCTGTGAGGTTGCTACCAACCTCGTTATTCTCCGTCTGAACCACGACACCAGTTTCAACAATGCCGCTGAAATGGTGCTCGATGTCTTTGATTAGCTCGACGAAGCTACTAAATTCTAGTACCTGGTTAAAAAAAAGATGGAAAATCCACTTTCGTTCTTGACTGTAGATGTCCACCTTCTGTATGGCGCCTGAATTAAGTGTAGCTTGGTCGAACCCCTCAGTTGGAAACTTAATCTGTTCCAATAATTTTTGAAAAAGTTCTTGTTCTTTACTCACGAAATTACCCTATTTCACTATTAATATAATTTTCTAATTCCGTCAATTTGACCTCAGTCGAATCTTGCTCACCGGGATGCTTAACTTCGATAATTCCCTCAGAGGCTTTCTTCCCAATGATCACCCGAACAGGTGCGCCGACTAAATCAGCATCGGCAAACTTCACCCCTGCTCGCTCATTTCGCTCATCATACAACACGTCGTACTTGTCTGATAATGACTGATACAAGTCATTGGCGACCTTCGTCTGATCGGCATCATTCATCTTCATCTGGATTAAATGAACCTCAAACGGTGCCACGGTTTTTGGCCAAGCTATACCACGCTCAGTGTAGTTCTGCTCAATAATGGCAGAGAGCAACCGGGAAATACCAATTCCGTACGAACCCATGATGACAGGCTGTTCCTTTCCGTTTTCGTCTAGGAAATTAGCATGAAAGTCTTTGGTATAACGAGTACCCAGTTTGAAAATATGACCAATTTCTATTCCTCGGGTAAACTTTAATGGCTCATGTCCAATTGGATCCAGCTCGCCCTCCTCAGCCAATTTAACGTCATAAAACTGGTCGACGAAAAAGTCACGTCCCAAATTAACATTAGCCAACTGATAGTCGGTTTCATTCGCACCGACGACGAAATTAGTCAAATGTTCAATCGTCTCATCGGCGATTACCATATCAGCAAACGTGGCGTTTACTGGACCGATACCACCGGGCATGATTCCCGTTAGTTCTACGACCTCAGCATCCGTCGCCACGTGTAACTCATTTGCGTCAATGATATTGGTTAATTTCACCTCATTAATTTGCTTATCACCACGGATGAGGACCAGTACCAGCTTGTCGTCCGCACGATAAAGCACACTCTTAACAATTTTGGTATTTGGCACCGCCATAAACTCGGCTAAGGCGGTAATTGTCTTGATACCCGGTGTATGGACCTTCTCAATCTCCTTTGGTTCCTCTGTTGTCACCTCAAGTGAATCAATACTCTTCGCCATCTCGATGTTGGCTGCGTAACCACCGGCGGTATAGGCAATCGTATCCTCACCAACAGCCGCAGGTGCTTGGTATTCGGTTGAATCGGAGCCACCCATGGCACCCGCATCGGCAATGATGGCCATCGTTTTTAGGCCCACTCGATCAAAGACATTTTGAAACGCCTGACCTACCTCTTGATACTGTACGTCCAATTGTTCTTCGTTGGCTGCAAAACTATAGGCATCAAGCATGATGAACTCGCGCCCCCTTAGTAAACCAAAGCGTGGTCTGTTCTCATCCCGAAATTTGGTCTGTATTTGGTAGAGAGTCAGCGGCATTTTCTTATAGCTACGTAGTTCCTCCGCCACAATCTCGGTAAAGGTCTCCTCATGAGTAGGTCCAAGAATTGATGGCCGTTCGTGTCGGTCCACTAACTTGAAAAGGTTAGGACCGTAACTCTCATACCGTCCAGATTCTTGCCAAAGTGATGCAGGTAGAAAAATCGGCATTAACATTTCTGGTGCATCAATCTTCGCCATTTCTTCACGAACAATATTAGATATCTTAGTGAGAACCAGATTTGCTAATGGCAAATATGAATAGACTCCGGCTGTTACCTGGCGAACATATCCACCTCGGAGCATCAGCTGGTGGCTGACTGCCTCGGCATCTGCAGGCACCTCTTTTAATGTTGGCATGAAAAATTTCGATTGACGCATAATAACCTCGTATTTTTATATTTATAATTTAGCTGGATTAAACGCACTATTTGATAAAGTAGCGGTAGATATCATTACCAGTGACAGCAATGATCAAGAGCAGGAGTAGGCCAAAGCCAATCAGGTTCACAATTCCCTCTTTTTCCACCGGAATCGGCTTACGCCGGAACAATTCAACGATGTTCAGCAGCAACTTACCACCGTCTAATCCGGGAATCGGTAATAAATTGACGATACCCAGGTTAATGGAAATTGAAGCTAGAAACGCCAATACATACGTAAATCCAAGCTTAGACATCTGTGCCGTCTGAGAGTAGATACCCACCGGTCCAGAGAGCTTATTCAGACTGAAGCTAGCGACCAGGTTGCCGAGTGCACGGAAAATCATCGTGGTCGTGTCCACGGCCATGCTAAATCCCCGGTTGACTTTGGCACCAATGGCGTTGTTGCTTGCTGGGTAAATGCCTACCTGTGCGACCTTTTGGCCGGCGGTCTCCACAATCTTTGGCTTCACCGCAAAACTCTTTGTTTCGGTTCCACGCTTGACTGTAATTCGAACGTCTTTCCTACCCGCTCGGTCGATTTCGGCGGGAATCTGATCCCAACTTGTAATTTTTGAACCATTAATTGTTGTAATCTGGTCACCCGCCTTCATGCCTACCTGCGCGGCAGGTGAATTTGGGACCGTTGATTTAATACTTGTCGTTAGCGGCCCTGTCGTCGACAGAGACCAAATCATGAACACGACAAATCCCAATAAGATATTCATCAACGGACCGGCAATGTTCGTTGCTATTTTTTGCCAGATATTTGCTTCTTGAAACTGGGTATCACGTGGTGCAATGATTAGTTCCGAGCCAGTCTGGTCAATAATTGTGGCGTCATGATCCACGTTGTAGGTCTGGAGGTTGTCCTCTGCGCCATTCTCGTACCCCTCAATCGTGAGCGTATCAACCAAATCAGCATTCTTGACCTGGACCGGAATGCCCTCGATTGGTAAATCCGACTCTGAGGCGTCGATTCGATTGACCAAATCGTGTTCATTTTTGGCAAGCACGACGGTTTTGCCGGGATCAATCTCTGCAGCATCGTCAGGACCCGCCAGCCGGACGTAACCACCGAGAGGCAGCCAACGAATGGTGTAAGTCGTCTGATGATACATTTTCTGAAACAGCTTTGGCCCCATGCCAATCGAGAACTCGCGCACGAGTACCCCGGATTTCTTGGACACGATAAAATGACCGAATTCGTGAACGAAGACGAGGATTCCAAAGACAACGATAAAAATGAGAATACCACTCATAGACATACCTACTTTTCTGGTTATTGTGTTCTACATTCTACAGCAACAGCAAAAATGCTGCTACTGGTAAAACGAACAAGAGACTGTCGAAACGGTCAAGAATCCCACCGTGACCTGGCAATATTTTACCAGAATCCTTCACGCCATAATGTCTCTTATACGCCGATTCCACCAAGTCACCAAGTTGACCAACAATAGAAAGAATCACGGCAAAAATGATTAGCAAGAGCGAGTTGTAGCCCGTGTTGACAAATGAAACATAGATAGCCGCTAAAATCACGGCAGCAACAGAGCCGCCGAGGCTACCCTCCCAAGTCTTATTGGGACTAATTACAGGCCAAAGCTTGTGCTTGCCAAATTTTCGTCCAATCATATAAGCACCAATATCCGTTGTCCAGACGATTACTAGGAGGTAGCCGAGTAATGCCAGGCCGTTATCGGCGTTTCTGATTGCTGCCAAGAAGTGGAAACCAGTACCAATATACAAAGCAGACAACGTTAGAATACCAGCATCGTCATAGTTGAACTTATTCTTTGAGACAACAATGTGAACGAGCATCAACATCACGAAGATGAAGAAGACATCAGTTCGGCTCAATGCATCTGGTAAGAAGTTGAAGAACGCGTTTGGTACGGCAAGTGTCAGTGCAGCAAGTGTAGACAGGATAAATTCAAAGGAAACGATAATTCGTTTTCTCATGATGAAGATCTCTGAAATACCAACCACAGCAAGTGCGGCCGCCACAATATCGATGGCAATTCCGCCGAACCAGAGTACTGGAATAAAGAATATCAAGGCCACTACAGCCGTAATTACACGTTGTCTCATCTATCTAACCCACTTTTAGTTATTTTGTTTGAATAATAATTAGTCGAATTGTACTACTTATCTTTGACGCCACCAAAACGGCGATCGCGACCCATGAAGTCATCCACCATGTCATTCAGATCATCCGTGGTGAAGTCAGGCCAAAACTTGTCGGTAAAAATCATCTCAGTGTATGCAAGTTGCCAGAGCAGGAAATTCGAGATGCGCTGCTCACCACTGGTCCTAATTAGGAGGTCAGGATCGGCGAAGTCACCGAGATTTGCGGTCATCATCTGCTCTGCTACCTTCTGCTCGTCGATGTCGGTTGCTTTTAGAGTGCCGGCCTCAACCTGTTCAGCTAGTTGCTTCGTTGCAGCGACAATTTCACGCCGTGAACCGTAGTTGAGTGCGAAGTTCAGAATCAAACCCGTATTGTTCTTCGTGGTCTCCATGGCACGTTCAGTCACCTGGCGTGTCTTCTCAGGTAATTCACCCAAAAAGCCCATGACATTCACACGGACGTTTTCGGCCATGAGATCAGGCATGAACTTATCGAAGAAATCTATTGGTAAACGCATCAAATAGTTGACCTCTTCGGTCGGACGCGACCAATTCTCGGTCGAGAATGCGTATAGTGTCAGAACTTTGATGCCTAAGCGATTAGCAGCCTTTGTGATGGTTTTGACGTTCTCCATCCCCTGCTTATGGCCAGCAACACGTGGTAAGAAGCGTTTCTTCGCCCAACGTCCGTTGCCATCCATGATAATCGCTAAATGATTTAAATGCTTGTCATCCGAGTTTGTCATTACGTACCTGGATTATCCTTCTGTAATTTCCTTACTCTTCTCGGCAGCCAACTTGTCGATTTCCTTGGTTGCGTTGTTCGTAATGTTTTGTAGTTCGTTCTCTGAGTCATGCATTTCATCCTCAGAGATGTCACCGTTCTTTTGAGACTTCTTCAAGTCATCCATGAAGTCACGTCGCACGTTTCTGACAGCTACCTTAGCTTGTTCAGCCAATTTGCCAACTTCCTTTGCGATTTCTTGGCGACGTTCACTGGTCAATTGGGGAATAACAATTCGAATCACATCACCATCGTTTGCCGGTGTAATTCCTAGATCACTCGCAAGGATCCCTTTTTCAATGTCGCCTAAAGCGGTTTTGTCGTAGGGGTTCACTAACAGCACGCGAGGTTCTGGAATAGTGATTGAAGCAATCTGATTTAATGGGGTTGGTGCGCCGTAATATTCTACGTTCACCCGATCAAGCAAACTTGCGTTAGCACGGCCGGCACGAATGCCGCCCAAATCGCGTTCGAAGACAGCAATACTCTTCTTCATGTTGCTTCTTGCTGTGTCTAAACTGGTATTAGCCATTTATTTGTCTCCTCTGATTGTGGTTCCGATGTTCTCGCCCAGGACAACCTTCTTGATGTTGCCTGGCTCGTTCATATTAAACACGATTAGTGGAATCTCTGTGTCCATAGAAAGTGAACTTGCAGTTCTGTCCATGACGCGGAGGTCCTTATTAATAATATCAAGTTGAGTCAATTCTTCAAACTTAACTGCATCTGGATCAACCTTAGGGTCGGCTGAGTAGACACCGTCAACGTTGTTTTTAGCCATCAAAATCACGTCGGCTTCGATTTCAGCGGCACGGAGTGCAGCAGTTGTGTCAGTTGAGAAGTAAGGGTTACCTGTACCACCACTGAAGATCACGACGCGGCCCTTTTCAAGGTGACGAACGGCACGACGACGGATGTAAGGTTCAGCGACCTGGCGCATCTCGATTGAAGTTTGCACGCGAGTTGGGACACCAGCGTGTTCCAAACCGTCTTGGAGTGCAAGTCCGTTCATAACAGTGGCCAACATACCCATGTAGTCAGCTTGGGCACGGTCCATACCCATCTTAGCACCTGTCTCACCGCGCCAGATGTTACCACCACCACAGACGATGGCAATTTGGACGCCCATTGAGTGGACAGTCTTGATTTCTTCAGCAAGGTCCTTGATGACTTCGGGATTAATACCGAAACCGTCCTTGCCGGCTAATGCTTCACCACTAACCTTCAGAATTACTCGTTTGTATTTAATATCGCTCATGAAATACCTCCTAATATGCTTTAAATATTCTAACATAAATAGCGCTAATAGTTTTGAAAATTTCGCGCTGAAAATCGATTATTAAAGAGTCTTAATATCTGGATAATACATTGTAATTGTAGCACGACTTCACTTTACCACAGCCGACTGTATTATAGGAGAAAACGATATAATGAAAAGAGTTGACAGCGAGCTCTAGCATAGTGTTATACTTTGAGTACGAAAAAAGACAGAAGGAGGATGAGACCTTCTGCCTTAGGCAATTTCGGGCTCTATAATTTCTGTAGTGGGTAAATCCACCATGGAAATTATGGAGCCTTTTTGAGTATATACAAAAAGTCCCATATGACCTATAATGAAAAGTGCTCAAACTATCATTTTAGAAAGACTCATATGGAACAACTAAATCTTATCACAAATTTTCTCAGAATTAAAGACAAAAATATCACTATCACTGATGAATATGATATGGGGACTCACTTAGAACTCCACGGTCACTTGGACTACACAGCCCCTAAATGCCCAAAATGCAAGGGACAAATGGCTAAGTACGACTACCAGAAAACTTCTAAAATCCCCTACCTAGAAACTGCTGGCTACCCTTTACTTATCCGTCTTCGAAAGCGTCGGTTCAAGTGTAAAGATTGCGGAAAAATGGCGGTCGCTGAAACTCCTCTTGTCAAGAAGAACCACCAAATCTCTGTCGCTGTTAACCAGAAAATCGCACAATTACTCATCGAAAATCAAGCAATGAAACATATTGCACACAGGCTATCAATTTCAACATCGTCAGTTATGAGAAAGCTCAATGAGTTCAAGTTTGAAACGGATTGGAATACCCTACCTGAGGTGATGAGTTGGGACGAGTATGCCTTCAAGAAGGGGAAAATGAGCTTCATCGCTCAAGATTTCGACTCCCTAAATGTCATCGCCATTCTCGACGGAAGAACTCAAGCAACCATCCGAAACCACTTTCTACGCTATCCTAGAAAGGTTAGAAATCGGGTCAAAGTGATTACCATGGATATGTTTAGTCCCTATTATCAACTTGCTAAACAGCTTTTTCCAAATGCAAAAATTGTACTCGATCGCTTTCATATCGTGCAACACCTTAGTCGTGCTATGAACCGTGTCCGTATTCAAATTATGAATCAATTCGACAGAAAATCCCAGGAATACCGATCCTTGAAACGTTACTGGAAATTGATACAACAAGATAGCCGTAAACTCAGCGATAAACGATTTTATCGACCTATGTTTCGAATGCATTTGACTAACAAGGAAATCCTAGAAAAACTCCTATCCTACTCTGATGAACTCAGACAGCACTATGAACTCTATCAATTTCTCTTGTTCCATTTCCAAGAGAAAAACTCAGATCATTTCTTCAGTCTCATCGAACAGGAAATAGCCACTGTTAATCCTATTTTCCAGACGGTATTTAAGACATTTCTAAAGGATAAGGACAAGGTTTTAAACGCCATGGAATTGCCTTATTCAAACGCCAAACTGGAAGCTACCAATAATCTCATCAAAGTCATTAAGAGAAATGCCTTTGGTTTCAGGAACTTTGAAAACTTTAAAAAACGGATTTTGATTGCATTGAACATAAAGAAAGAGAGGACGAAGTTCGTCCTCTCTAGATGTTAGCTTTTCATCTACCCACTACAGTTGACAAAGAGCCAAAATAAGATCCCCTATCGACAGGGGACCTTATTTTTTAGGAAGGAAACACACTTATTTTAGACCATCTTTGGTATAATGGCCATCTACTTTAAAATCAAAACCAACTGAAACCGGGAATTGAATAGTAGAATTTGGTTTATTAAATAATAATTTTACATTAGAATTTGCATATTCTTCTTGTAAATCGATATAGAAGTGACCTTTGCTATCTTTCAACATAGCTTGACCAGGCCAAGCTCCCAAAGGCAGTTGAATTAAATTACCATAATAGGCATAGACATTTGCAGCACTCCATCCACCAGGATTTTCAAAGGTAATACGGGTAAAGCCTTCGGCAACTGGTTCTGGTAAAACTGCTCTATGGCTACCGTCTATTTCATAGACTTGTCCAAGTTCCAAATCATAGCCAGGTTTATTTTGAGCTGGAAATTGAACTTTTGTATCAGGATTATTGAAAATTACTTTACCACCTGCAAATTCTTCACCAAGCTCAATATAATATCCGTACTCATCTTGACTCATTTCTTTACCTGGCCAATTGCCAACGAGTGGTACACCTTTATTATCATAAACATAGGTGTAGACCTTAGACCAACCTTGTGAATTGTTGAAGTAAACACGGTTGGCAATTTGTTGCTCGATGTCTGGGACTTTTGTACCGACTTCAACTACTTGTGTTACTGGCTCTTTGCTAACTGTTTCACTGATTTTTGTCTTAGAAACAAGTTGATCACCAATGTACTCTGAACGGTAAGTTATTGTCTTCACTCCGTCTTGACCTTCAACGCGAGTTACTTTCTGTCCTTTTTTAAGTTCAGGATTGTCTACATACTCTGTTTCAAATGGAATTGGAAGCTCTTCATTTTCTTCTTTGAACTCGCTTTCAGGTTTTTCGGCAACTAAACCATCTTTAGAATATGTTCCGCCTGATTTAAATTCAAAACCAAGGGATTGTGGATACTGTGCTCCTTTGTTGTTAGAAAAGAGTACTTTTACGCCATCAGTCTCGTATGATATTGGAAGAGTGATGGCTAAAAGACCTGTACCATCTTTTTCCATCTTAGTTCCTGGCCATGCGCCCAACAATTTATCACCTTTGGCATTATACATATATACAAAGACATCTGTCCATTTATCTGGATTTTCAAAGCGAATGGTTGTATTGGCATTCGGATCTTCT
This window harbors:
- a CDS encoding proline--tRNA ligase: MRQSKFFMPTLKEVPADAEAVSHQLMLRGGYVRQVTAGVYSYLPLANLVLTKISNIVREEMAKIDAPEMLMPIFLPASLWQESGRYESYGPNLFKLVDRHERPSILGPTHEETFTEIVAEELRSYKKMPLTLYQIQTKFRDENRPRFGLLRGREFIMLDAYSFAANEEQLDVQYQEVGQAFQNVFDRVGLKTMAIIADAGAMGGSDSTEYQAPAAVGEDTIAYTAGGYAANIEMAKSIDSLEVTTEEPKEIEKVHTPGIKTITALAEFMAVPNTKIVKSVLYRADDKLVLVLIRGDKQINEVKLTNIIDANELHVATDAEVVELTGIMPGGIGPVNATFADMVIADETIEHLTNFVVGANETDYQLANVNLGRDFFVDQFYDVKLAEEGELDPIGHEPLKFTRGIEIGHIFKLGTRYTKDFHANFLDENGKEQPVIMGSYGIGISRLLSAIIEQNYTERGIAWPKTVAPFEVHLIQMKMNDADQTKVANDLYQSLSDKYDVLYDERNERAGVKFADADLVGAPVRVIIGKKASEGIIEVKHPGEQDSTEVKLTELENYINSEIG
- the rseP gene encoding RIP metalloprotease RseP → MSGILIFIVVFGILVFVHEFGHFIVSKKSGVLVREFSIGMGPKLFQKMYHQTTYTIRWLPLGGYVRLAGPDDAAEIDPGKTVVLAKNEHDLVNRIDASESDLPIEGIPVQVKNADLVDTLTIEGYENGAEDNLQTYNVDHDATIIDQTGSELIIAPRDTQFQEANIWQKIATNIAGPLMNILLGFVVFMIWSLSTTGPLTTSIKSTVPNSPAAQVGMKAGDQITTINGSKITSWDQIPAEIDRAGRKDVRITVKRGTETKSFAVKPKIVETAGQKVAQVGIYPASNNAIGAKVNRGFSMAVDTTTMIFRALGNLVASFSLNKLSGPVGIYSQTAQMSKLGFTYVLAFLASISINLGIVNLLPIPGLDGGKLLLNIVELFRRKPIPVEKEGIVNLIGFGLLLLLIIAVTGNDIYRYFIK
- a CDS encoding phosphatidate cytidylyltransferase, with protein sequence MRQRVITAVVALIFFIPVLWFGGIAIDIVAAALAVVGISEIFIMRKRIIVSFEFILSTLAALTLAVPNAFFNFLPDALSRTDVFFIFVMLMLVHIVVSKNKFNYDDAGILTLSALYIGTGFHFLAAIRNADNGLALLGYLLVIVWTTDIGAYMIGRKFGKHKLWPVISPNKTWEGSLGGSVAAVILAAIYVSFVNTGYNSLLLIIFAVILSIVGQLGDLVESAYKRHYGVKDSGKILPGHGGILDRFDSLLFVLPVAAFLLLL
- a CDS encoding isoprenyl transferase gives rise to the protein MTNSDDKHLNHLAIIMDGNGRWAKKRFLPRVAGHKQGMENVKTITKAANRLGIKVLTLYAFSTENWSRPTEEVNYLMRLPIDFFDKFMPDLMAENVRVNVMGFLGELPEKTRQVTERAMETTKNNTGLILNFALNYGSRREIVAATKQLAEQVEAGTLKATDIDEQKVAEQMMTANLGDFADPDLLIRTSGEQRISNFLLWQLAYTEMIFTDKFWPDFTTDDLNDMVDDFMGRDRRFGGVKDK
- the frr gene encoding ribosome recycling factor, which translates into the protein MANTSLDTARSNMKKSIAVFERDLGGIRAGRANASLLDRVNVEYYGAPTPLNQIASITIPEPRVLLVNPYDKTALGDIEKGILASDLGITPANDGDVIRIVIPQLTSERRQEIAKEVGKLAEQAKVAVRNVRRDFMDDLKKSQKNGDISEDEMHDSENELQNITNNATKEIDKLAAEKSKEITEG
- the pyrH gene encoding UMP kinase, whose product is MSDIKYKRVILKVSGEALAGKDGFGINPEVIKDLAEEIKTVHSMGVQIAIVCGGGNIWRGETGAKMGMDRAQADYMGMLATVMNGLALQDGLEHAGVPTRVQTSIEMRQVAEPYIRRRAVRHLEKGRVVIFSGGTGNPYFSTDTTAALRAAEIEADVILMAKNNVDGVYSADPKVDPDAVKFEELTQLDIINKDLRVMDRTASSLSMDTEIPLIVFNMNEPGNIKKVVLGENIGTTIRGDK
- a CDS encoding ISL3 family transposase; protein product: MEQLNLITNFLRIKDKNITITDEYDMGTHLELHGHLDYTAPKCPKCKGQMAKYDYQKTSKIPYLETAGYPLLIRLRKRRFKCKDCGKMAVAETPLVKKNHQISVAVNQKIAQLLIENQAMKHIAHRLSISTSSVMRKLNEFKFETDWNTLPEVMSWDEYAFKKGKMSFIAQDFDSLNVIAILDGRTQATIRNHFLRYPRKVRNRVKVITMDMFSPYYQLAKQLFPNAKIVLDRFHIVQHLSRAMNRVRIQIMNQFDRKSQEYRSLKRYWKLIQQDSRKLSDKRFYRPMFRMHLTNKEILEKLLSYSDELRQHYELYQFLLFHFQEKNSDHFFSLIEQEIATVNPIFQTVFKTFLKDKDKVLNAMELPYSNAKLEATNNLIKVIKRNAFGFRNFENFKKRILIALNIKKERTKFVLSRC